A stretch of Phragmites australis chromosome 12, lpPhrAust1.1, whole genome shotgun sequence DNA encodes these proteins:
- the LOC133887529 gene encoding laccase-15-like: MKRWSLPAAAPAVAAIVFLLSTTAIRSAAAAAVEHTFVVSKMNMTHLCKETLVSVVNGQLPGPAIEVTEGDSVTVHVVNKSPDNITIHWHGVKQRLNCWADGVPMITQLPILPNHNFTYRFDVAGQEGTLWWHAHVSCLRATLHGALIIRPRDGAGSYPFPKPHREIPIVIGEWWAKDLAKVARNMSHNLFADYSSASTINGKLGDLFNCSGAVEDGYVLDVEPGKTYLLRVINAALFSEYYLKIARHKFTVVAADANYVTPYTTDVIAIAAGETVDALLVADAPPGRYYMVALPNQAPLPDTQTPEYSTRGMVQYSNDHNSGNGAAALRSSRSAEEEEEDGGPSGDVPVAPEMPDKHDTITSFYFHSNLTSLRHRRRSQVPARVDESFFITLGLGSICRRGYPACKRSGNNESLLVATMNNVSFQLPAVTTPLLEAHYYHTNAEDTLQVLPAKPPRVFNFTDRTLIAFGPKEGHLEPTSKVTMARRFRHGTVVEVVFQSTALMQGDSNPMHLHGHDMFVLAQGLGNYDAAKDVARYNLVNPLVKNTVLVPNLGWLALRFVADNPGVWFMHCHFEFHLSMGMAAVFVVEDGPTLDTSLPPPPVDFPTCGHDNNQLQNEFYLATEKTEVLGINEV, encoded by the exons ATGAAGCGCTGGAGCCTCCCCGCGGCAGCCCCAGCCGTCGCCGCCATCGTTTTTCTCCTCTCCACCACGGCCATACGGTCTGCGGCCGCGGCTGCCGTCGAGCACACGTTCGTC GTGAGCAAGATGAACATGACGCACTTGTGCAAGGAGACGCTGGTCAGCGTGGTGAACGGGCAGCTCCCGGGGCCGGCGATAGAGGTCACAGAGGGAGACTCGGTGACCGTTCATGTCGTCAACAAGTCACCCGACAACATAACAATCCATTG GCATGGAGTGAAGCAGCGGCTGAACTGTTGGGCCGACGGAGTGCCGATGATTACCCAATTGCCCATCTTGCCGAACCACAATTTTACCTACCGGTTCGACGTTGCTGGGCAGGAAGGCACCCTGTGGTGGCATGCTCACGTCTCCTGCCTCCGGGCAACCCTGCACGgcgccttgatcatccggccGAGAGATGGGGCCGGCTCATATCCGTTTCCTAAGCCTCATAGGGAGATCCCAATCGTTATAG GGGAATGGTGGGCGAAGGACCTTGCAAAGGTGGCCAGGAACATGTCGCATAATTTGTTTGCAGATTACTCCAGTGCATCCACAATCAATGGCAAGCTTGGAGATCTCTTCAACTGCTCTG GCGCCGTGGAAGATGGCTACGTGCTGGACGTGGAGCCCGGCAAGACCTACCTGCTACGAGTAATCAACGCTGCGCTATTCTCCGAGTACTACCTCAAGATAGCCAGGCACAAGTTCACGGTAGTCGCCGCCGATGCCAACTACGTCACCCCCTACACCACGGACGTCATTGCGATCGCGGCCGGCGAGACGGTCGACGCCCTGCTGGTCGCCGATGCGCCCCCTGGCAGGTACTACATGGTCGCCCTGCCCAACCAGGCACCATTGCCTGACACCCAAACCCCGGAGTACAGCACGAGAGGGATGGTGCAGTACAGCAACGACCACAACTCCGGCAATGGCGCAGCAGCGCTGCGCTCAAGTCGCagtgccgaagaagaagaagaagatggaggtCCATCCGGTGATGTGCCAGTAGCGCCTGAGATGCCTGACAAGCACGACACAATTACATCATTCTACTTCCACAGCAACCTGACCAGCCTGCGCCACCGACGGCGCTCGCAGGTGCCGGCGCGAGTCGACGAGAGCTTCTTCATCACACTCGGCCTGGGCTCCATCTGCCGTCGTGGTTATCCGGCATGCAAGAGGAGCGGGAACAACGAGTCCTTGCTCGTGGCAACCATGAACAACGTTTCCTTCCAGCTCCCCGCGGTGACGACTCCACTGCTAGAAGCTCACTACTACCACACCAACGCCGAGGACACGCTACAAGTACTTCCTGCCAAGCCGCCGAGGGTGTTCAACTTCACCGACCGCACCTTGATCGCGTTTGGACCCAAGGAGGGTCATCTAGAGCCGACGTCCAAGGTGACAATGGCGCGGCGGTTCCGGCATGGCacggtggtggaggtggtgttCCAGAGCACGGCGCTCATGCAGGGTGACTCCAACCCGATGCACCTACACGGGCATGACATGTTCGTGCTCGCGCAGGGGCTAGGTAACTACGACGCAGCCAAGGATGTGGCTAGGTACAACCTGGTGAATCCCCTGGTCAAGAACACCGTGCTCGTCCCGAATCTTGGGTGGCTCGCCCTCCGATTTGTCGCCGACAATCCAG GGGTATGGTTCATGCATTGCCACTTTGAATTCCATTTGTCCATGGGCATGGCGGCAGTTTTCGTGGTAGAGGATGGGCCAACATTGGACACATCCCTCCCTCCACCGCCTGTGGATTTTCCGACATGTGGCCATGACAATAATCAGCTGCAAAATGAATTCTACCTCGCGACTGAGAAAACTGAAGTCTTAGGCATAAACGAAgtctaa